The proteins below are encoded in one region of Thermosipho atlanticus DSM 15807:
- a CDS encoding ATP-dependent Clp protease ATP-binding subunit has translation MFDKFSERSAEVFVNAQEEAKELGHSYVGTEHILLAILKLNDKKLKSILENYGINYSRIRNEIISIVGMGMRGFIMSPQMTPRAKRVIELAYEEAKKLGEEKIEPEHLLLGILREGEGIAVHILKKIGVDLQHLRRELSGSMSTEEIYEEPKSEFAVRTRQIEGFGVNLTELALKGELDPVIGREAEIERLMQVLVRRKKNNPVLIGDPGVGKSAIVEGLAQKIVAGEVPEPLKGKTIFSLDVAALVAGTKYRGEFEKRMKKLLQILRKEKDIILFIDEIHMIVGAGSAEGAVDAANILKPSLARGEIKCIGSTTPDEYRQYIEKDAALERRFQKIYIQEPSTEMTLNILKGLKHKYEAHHKVKYSDKALEAAVYLSQRYITDHFLPDKAIDVIDEAGARSRLKAFVMPSELQLFKMEIENTRIEKELAVASQNYEKAAQLKEREEKMKQEFNKRYNEWRNEVESNVIIVDVPEIEEVVSNWTGIPLKKLEEEESEKLLNLEKALHNRIVGQEEAVRAIARSIRRARSGLKDPKRPVGVFLFLGPTGVGKTELAKTLAEYLFGDEKALIRFDMSEYMEKFSVSRLIGAPPGYVGYEEGGTLTEKVRRRPFSVILFDEIEKAHPDVFNLLLQIMDDGRLTDSQGHVVDFRNTIIIMTSNIGGAQIVSGKKTLGFVENSTEEVDFKEMKEKVLEEVKKTFRPEFLNRIDEVVVFHKLNENHIKQIIDILLKDIRTRLAEKGIKLDLTKSAKSFLVQEGFDPSFGARPLKRTIQRFIEDPLSEELLKGKFNEGDTIVCTYSNGKIVFKRKKGNKVRVEND, from the coding sequence ATGTTTGACAAGTTTTCTGAAAGGTCCGCAGAGGTTTTTGTTAATGCTCAGGAAGAAGCAAAAGAATTAGGCCATTCCTATGTTGGTACTGAGCATATACTTTTAGCGATTTTAAAATTGAATGATAAAAAATTAAAATCTATATTGGAAAATTATGGAATAAATTATTCGCGTATAAGAAACGAGATAATTTCTATTGTTGGTATGGGAATGCGGGGCTTTATAATGTCTCCGCAAATGACTCCTCGTGCAAAAAGGGTAATTGAGTTGGCATATGAAGAAGCAAAAAAATTAGGCGAGGAGAAAATTGAACCAGAACATCTTTTGCTGGGTATTTTAAGAGAAGGAGAAGGAATTGCTGTACATATTTTGAAAAAAATAGGTGTTGATTTGCAACATTTAAGAAGGGAGTTGTCAGGTTCGATGTCTACTGAGGAGATATATGAGGAACCTAAAAGTGAATTTGCTGTTCGAACGAGACAAATAGAAGGTTTTGGAGTTAATTTAACAGAATTAGCTTTAAAAGGTGAACTTGATCCAGTTATTGGTAGGGAAGCGGAAATTGAAAGATTAATGCAAGTGTTAGTTAGAAGAAAAAAGAATAATCCAGTGTTAATTGGTGATCCAGGAGTTGGAAAATCTGCCATAGTCGAAGGCCTTGCTCAAAAAATAGTTGCGGGAGAAGTTCCAGAACCTTTAAAGGGAAAAACGATTTTTTCATTAGATGTTGCAGCATTAGTTGCAGGGACAAAATATCGTGGTGAATTTGAAAAACGGATGAAAAAATTATTGCAAATCCTAAGAAAAGAAAAAGACATTATTCTTTTTATTGACGAAATACATATGATAGTGGGTGCAGGTTCAGCAGAAGGTGCTGTTGATGCTGCTAATATATTAAAACCATCGCTTGCACGTGGTGAAATAAAATGTATTGGTTCAACAACACCTGATGAATATAGACAGTATATTGAAAAAGATGCAGCACTTGAAAGAAGATTTCAAAAAATTTATATTCAAGAACCTTCTACTGAAATGACTTTAAATATATTAAAAGGTTTAAAACATAAGTATGAAGCACATCACAAAGTGAAATATTCAGACAAAGCTTTAGAAGCTGCAGTTTATTTATCACAAAGATACATTACAGACCATTTCTTGCCGGATAAGGCTATTGATGTTATTGATGAAGCTGGAGCTCGTTCAAGACTTAAGGCGTTTGTTATGCCATCGGAATTACAGTTATTCAAAATGGAAATTGAGAATACTAGAATTGAAAAAGAACTAGCCGTAGCAAGTCAAAATTATGAAAAAGCTGCTCAATTGAAAGAAAGAGAAGAGAAAATGAAACAAGAATTTAATAAAAGGTATAATGAGTGGCGTAATGAAGTAGAATCGAATGTAATAATAGTTGACGTTCCAGAAATAGAAGAAGTTGTTTCTAATTGGACAGGAATACCTTTAAAGAAATTGGAAGAGGAAGAAAGTGAAAAACTACTTAATCTTGAAAAGGCATTACACAATAGAATTGTTGGGCAAGAAGAAGCTGTGAGAGCAATAGCAAGATCGATTAGACGGGCAAGAAGTGGATTAAAAGATCCAAAAAGACCAGTTGGTGTCTTTTTGTTTCTCGGACCTACTGGTGTAGGAAAGACTGAACTGGCAAAGACACTTGCTGAATACTTGTTTGGTGATGAAAAAGCCTTGATTAGATTTGATATGAGTGAATATATGGAAAAATTTTCTGTTTCCAGACTTATTGGTGCTCCACCGGGATATGTTGGATATGAAGAAGGTGGAACATTGACTGAGAAGGTAAGAAGGAGACCATTTTCAGTAATATTGTTTGATGAAATAGAAAAAGCCCATCCTGATGTCTTTAATTTGTTATTACAAATAATGGATGATGGTAGACTTACTGATTCACAGGGACATGTTGTTGACTTTAGAAACACTATCATAATTATGACGAGTAATATAGGTGGTGCTCAAATTGTTTCTGGGAAAAAAACGTTAGGTTTTGTTGAAAATTCAACTGAAGAGGTAGATTTTAAAGAAATGAAAGAAAAAGTACTTGAAGAAGTGAAAAAGACGTTTAGACCTGAATTTTTGAATAGAATAGACGAAGTGGTTGTATTTCATAAATTGAACGAAAATCATATTAAACAAATTATTGATATTTTGTTGAAGGATATAAGGACTAGACTTGCTGAAAAAGGCATCAAATTAGATTTAACAAAATCAGCAAAAAGTTTCTTAGTACAGGAAGGGTTTGATCCATCGTTTGGTGCAAGACCTTTAAAAAGAACTATTCAAAGATTTATTGAAGATCCTTTGTCCGAAGAATTATTAAAGGGAAAGTTTAACGAAGGTGACACAATAGTGTGTACATATTCCAATGGTAAGATTGTATTTAAACGAAAAAAGGGAAATAAAGTTAGGGTGGAAAATGACTAG
- the radA gene encoding DNA repair protein RadA produces the protein MTRKKVVYVCENCGYESPRWFGKCPACNEWDSAKEISVETKEKLNVKKPSFFLLEEASKIKNVERLSTNYEELDTLLGGGIVSGQVILLGGEPGVGKSTLALQLSDRLSSYGDILYISGEESIAQIGLRSKRLNISSRNIYVTSDNEVETLISTIRKQNPIFIVFDSIQTIYSNSVEGVPGGVLQVRTVVEKIRKFAKESGIPALLIAHVNKEGNIAGPKLVEHIVDTVVYFEGEKTTDLRILRVMKNRFGPSGEIAVFQMLSTGLKELKEMIFVEESNMPGNVIASLFEGTKPILVQVQSLVSRDKIATARRISHGIDVRKVIILAAVISKHLNLPIDLHDIYVNVSGGLKITDPACDLAIASSILSSLFNRYLGKTVLIGEVGLDGSIRKVQNLKKRIENAKKAGYKRIIIPYDKVSGDGIIKIKTLKELYRFVIEDE, from the coding sequence ATGACTAGAAAAAAAGTAGTATATGTATGTGAAAATTGTGGGTATGAATCTCCTAGATGGTTTGGAAAATGTCCTGCCTGCAATGAGTGGGATTCTGCAAAGGAGATTAGTGTTGAAACAAAAGAAAAATTAAATGTAAAAAAGCCTTCATTTTTTTTGTTAGAGGAAGCATCAAAAATTAAAAATGTCGAACGTTTATCGACGAATTATGAAGAGTTAGATACATTACTTGGTGGAGGTATAGTTTCCGGGCAAGTAATTCTTTTGGGTGGAGAGCCTGGAGTAGGGAAAAGTACTTTGGCACTTCAGTTAAGTGATAGATTATCTTCATATGGCGACATTTTGTACATAAGTGGCGAAGAAAGCATTGCTCAGATAGGTTTGAGATCCAAAAGGTTGAATATTAGTAGTAGAAACATATATGTTACTAGTGATAACGAAGTTGAGACTTTAATTTCAACAATTAGAAAACAAAATCCAATTTTTATTGTTTTTGATTCTATTCAAACAATTTATTCAAATTCTGTTGAAGGAGTTCCAGGTGGTGTTCTTCAAGTAAGAACAGTAGTAGAAAAAATTCGTAAATTTGCTAAAGAGAGTGGTATACCTGCATTATTAATAGCACATGTTAATAAAGAAGGAAATATAGCTGGCCCGAAACTTGTAGAGCATATAGTAGACACTGTTGTGTATTTTGAGGGTGAGAAGACAACTGACTTAAGGATTTTAAGAGTAATGAAAAATAGGTTTGGGCCTAGTGGGGAAATAGCCGTTTTCCAAATGTTAAGTACGGGTTTAAAAGAATTAAAAGAAATGATTTTTGTTGAAGAAAGTAATATGCCCGGTAATGTTATTGCTTCACTGTTTGAGGGGACAAAACCAATTTTAGTACAGGTTCAAAGTTTGGTTTCAAGGGATAAAATAGCTACAGCAAGACGGATAAGTCATGGAATAGATGTAAGAAAGGTTATTATACTTGCTGCTGTTATTTCTAAACATTTAAATCTACCAATAGATTTGCATGATATTTATGTAAATGTTTCAGGAGGTTTGAAAATAACAGATCCGGCATGTGATTTAGCAATAGCTTCTTCTATTTTATCTTCGTTGTTTAATAGATATTTAGGAAAAACGGTATTGATAGGAGAAGTAGGTTTAGATGGAAGTATTAGAAAAGTGCAAAATTTGAAAAAAAGAATTGAGAATGCCAAGAAGGCAGGATACAAAAGGATTATAATTCCATATGACAAAGTGAGTGGTGATGGAATAATTAAAATAAAAACTTTAAAAGAATTATATAGATTTGTAATTGAAGACGAGTAG
- a CDS encoding DegV family protein produces the protein MGKTKIIVDSTSDIPVDWLKKYDIDVVPLHIVWPDGESEPDNVRSESELNEFYKKLENIEAIPTTSQPSVLQFKEAYERVINEGYDSILVLTISTKMSGTFNSASLAASEFDIPIEVVDTKMASAIISNMARYARELLERGMDVKEVARKVREERENDRFHAIFYVSDFNFLVKGGRVNRVTGFVGNLLKIKVGIFINDEGEMIPFDKARGFRKAYDMILSKMEEEGIKIGQKIGIIGVHCNAKSNIDEMLKLIKERYDVEYFEYTNTGKVISTHVGLGMAGFGVEVLK, from the coding sequence ATGGGAAAGACAAAAATCATTGTAGATAGTACTTCCGATATACCAGTTGATTGGTTGAAAAAATATGATATTGATGTTGTACCGCTTCATATTGTTTGGCCAGATGGAGAATCTGAACCGGATAATGTAAGAAGCGAAAGTGAGTTGAATGAATTTTATAAAAAACTTGAAAATATTGAAGCGATTCCAACAACTTCTCAGCCTTCTGTTTTACAATTTAAAGAGGCATATGAAAGAGTGATTAATGAAGGATATGACAGTATTTTAGTTTTGACTATTTCTACTAAAATGTCAGGTACTTTCAACTCTGCTAGTCTTGCTGCATCCGAATTTGATATTCCAATTGAAGTTGTTGATACAAAAATGGCGTCGGCAATAATCTCCAATATGGCAAGGTATGCAAGAGAATTATTAGAACGAGGAATGGATGTGAAGGAAGTTGCCAGAAAAGTGAGAGAAGAACGTGAAAATGATAGATTTCATGCTATCTTTTATGTTTCAGATTTTAATTTTCTTGTAAAAGGTGGGAGAGTGAACAGAGTAACTGGTTTTGTTGGTAATCTTCTTAAAATAAAAGTGGGTATTTTTATTAATGATGAAGGTGAAATGATACCTTTTGATAAAGCTAGGGGCTTTAGAAAAGCGTATGATATGATATTAAGTAAAATGGAAGAGGAAGGTATAAAAATAGGTCAAAAAATAGGAATAATAGGAGTTCATTGCAATGCGAAAAGTAATATCGATGAAATGTTAAAACTAATTAAAGAAAGATATGATGTTGAATACTTTGAGTATACAAATACGGGAAAAGTGATATCTACTCACGTTGGACTCGGAATGGCTGGGTTTGGTGTAGAAGTTTTAAAATAA
- a CDS encoding queuosine precursor transporter: MPNEFLWFVLMIVNFIGILVFYRYMGKTGLYIWTAIAAIIANIQVVKTVELFGFVATLGNIVYGTTFLVTDILSENYGKKDARKAVVVGFMSLITMTIMMQIAIVFKPDVSDFSQEALTTIFSFMPRIVIASLTAYWFSQLHDIWAYHLWKNRFPQKKFLWMRNNFSTMVSQFIDSVVFCFIAFWGVFELSVFWSILWTTYIFKWIVAAADTPFLYLAKNMHDKGKINELVSTDK; the protein is encoded by the coding sequence TTGCCTAACGAATTTCTGTGGTTTGTTTTGATGATTGTGAATTTTATTGGCATTTTGGTGTTTTACCGATATATGGGAAAAACAGGATTGTATATTTGGACAGCTATTGCAGCTATAATTGCTAATATTCAAGTTGTTAAAACTGTTGAACTTTTTGGTTTTGTTGCAACTTTAGGTAATATTGTATATGGTACAACTTTTTTGGTCACAGATATTCTTTCGGAAAATTATGGAAAAAAAGATGCTCGAAAAGCAGTAGTAGTTGGATTTATGAGTTTAATTACGATGACAATAATGATGCAAATAGCAATTGTTTTTAAACCCGATGTTTCTGATTTTTCACAAGAAGCTTTGACAACAATTTTTTCGTTTATGCCACGAATAGTAATAGCCTCATTAACTGCATATTGGTTTTCACAACTTCATGACATTTGGGCGTATCATTTATGGAAAAATAGATTTCCACAAAAAAAGTTTTTATGGATGAGAAATAATTTTTCCACTATGGTTTCACAATTTATTGATAGTGTAGTTTTTTGTTTTATTGCATTTTGGGGTGTATTTGAATTAAGTGTATTTTGGAGTATTCTTTGGACAACTTATATTTTTAAATGGATTGTTGCAGCAGCAGATACACCATTTTTGTATTTGGCAAAAAATATGCATGATAAAGGAAAAATTAACGAATTAGTAAGTACAGATAAATAA
- a CDS encoding 2-oxoacid:acceptor oxidoreductase subunit alpha, producing the protein MSNKNIVFWQGNEAAAYGAIRAGCRFYAGYPITPSSEIAETMARELPKVGGVFIQMEDEIASAAAIIGASLAGIKSMTATSGPGFSLMQEALGYAIMTETPCVFVNVMRGGPSTGLPTKPAQGDIMQARWGTHGDHAIIALYPSTVEEVYKYIIHAFNLAEIYRTPVIFLMDETLGHMRETFELPSYSEIEVIKRISEKDLEEEEIFVPYAESEYAEPTPTALIEMGKTRFHVSGLVHDESGFPNASYETAEKLIKRLTNKIKLHIDEISLYDEYLTEDAEVLVIAYGIVARSAKEAVRIAREDRMKVGLFKPITLWPIPVHELKKRLSKVEAVVIPEMNLGQYGREILRLIKPGTKVKFINKVGGELITPEEILDGINEILTEGFDF; encoded by the coding sequence ATGAGCAATAAAAATATAGTTTTTTGGCAGGGAAACGAAGCCGCCGCATATGGTGCAATTAGAGCTGGATGTAGGTTCTACGCAGGTTATCCTATCACTCCCTCATCGGAAATTGCTGAAACTATGGCCCGCGAACTTCCTAAAGTAGGAGGAGTCTTTATTCAAATGGAGGATGAAATAGCCAGTGCAGCCGCAATAATAGGAGCATCCTTAGCAGGAATCAAGTCAATGACGGCTACTAGTGGTCCAGGTTTTAGTTTAATGCAAGAAGCTTTAGGCTATGCAATTATGACAGAAACTCCATGTGTTTTTGTTAACGTCATGAGGGGAGGACCTTCCACAGGACTTCCAACAAAACCAGCTCAAGGAGATATTATGCAAGCAAGATGGGGAACTCATGGAGATCACGCTATAATCGCATTATATCCTTCCACCGTAGAAGAAGTTTATAAATACATAATCCATGCATTTAATTTAGCGGAAATATATCGTACTCCGGTTATTTTCTTAATGGACGAAACACTTGGTCATATGAGGGAAACATTTGAACTTCCATCGTACAGCGAAATAGAAGTCATAAAAAGAATTTCTGAAAAAGACTTGGAGGAAGAAGAAATTTTCGTACCATATGCTGAAAGTGAGTATGCTGAACCCACTCCAACAGCTTTAATAGAAATGGGAAAGACAAGATTTCATGTTTCTGGACTTGTTCATGATGAATCTGGCTTTCCAAATGCATCATATGAAACTGCAGAAAAATTAATTAAAAGATTAACAAACAAAATAAAACTTCACATTGATGAAATTTCACTTTACGATGAGTATCTAACGGAAGATGCTGAAGTTTTAGTCATTGCATATGGAATTGTTGCAAGAAGTGCAAAAGAGGCTGTCAGAATTGCCAGAGAAGATAGAATGAAAGTTGGATTATTTAAACCTATTACTCTTTGGCCTATTCCAGTTCACGAATTAAAGAAGAGATTGTCAAAAGTTGAGGCAGTAGTTATTCCTGAAATGAATTTAGGTCAATATGGTCGTGAAATATTAAGATTAATAAAACCAGGAACAAAAGTAAAGTTTATAAATAAAGTTGGTGGAGAATTGATTACTCCCGAAGAAATTCTTGACGGAATCAATGAAATATTAACTGAAGGATTTGATTTCTAA
- a CDS encoding 4Fe-4S dicluster domain-containing protein, whose product MPKKSYIVKINYSWCKNCGNCYHVCPTHTIKQGELNRPIVEDHSTCIGCLLCENLCPDFAIDIVENVHLKEGEKNEQ is encoded by the coding sequence ATGCCGAAAAAATCCTATATAGTTAAAATTAACTACAGTTGGTGTAAAAATTGTGGCAATTGTTATCATGTTTGTCCAACGCATACAATAAAACAAGGAGAATTAAATAGACCTATTGTTGAAGATCATTCTACTTGTATTGGATGTTTGTTGTGTGAAAACTTGTGTCCTGACTTTGCTATTGACATTGTTGAAAATGTACATTTAAAAGAAGGTGAAAAAAATGAGCAATAA
- a CDS encoding sodium ion-translocating decarboxylase subunit beta: protein MLEALTSFFENTAFFNLSFGNILMFVIAGLLIYIAIEKDAEPLLLIPIAFGIILANIPPNVTGILNPPSERTPGGLLWYLQQGLNLGIYPPLIFLGIGALTDFSFMLSFPLTIFLGGAAQLGIFLTFILARIFGFSLKQAASIGIIGGADGPTSIFIASKFSPELLSIIAISAYSYIALIPVLQPFVSKLLTTKEERKIRMKPPRKVTKKEKILFPIITTIVVAFIVPKALPLIGMLMFGNLLKESGVVKRLVEAASRYILDTVTILLCISVGSSARADVFLTSQSLLVFGMGALAFVSAITSGILFAKFMNLFLKDKINPLIGAAGVSAVPDSARVAQRIAQEEDPGNFILMHAMSPNVAGVIGSAVAAGIFLSLIK, encoded by the coding sequence TTGTTAGAAGCACTAACATCTTTTTTTGAAAATACTGCTTTCTTCAATCTGAGTTTTGGAAACATTTTGATGTTTGTTATAGCAGGATTATTGATTTATATAGCTATTGAAAAGGATGCTGAACCTCTACTTTTAATTCCAATTGCTTTTGGTATTATACTTGCCAACATTCCCCCAAATGTCACAGGAATACTTAATCCTCCTTCTGAAAGAACTCCAGGTGGTCTTTTATGGTATTTACAACAAGGACTAAATCTCGGAATTTATCCACCTCTCATCTTTCTTGGCATTGGTGCATTAACTGATTTCTCATTCATGCTGTCATTTCCTCTTACAATTTTCTTAGGTGGAGCTGCTCAACTTGGTATTTTCCTAACATTCATTCTTGCAAGAATATTTGGTTTTTCACTAAAACAAGCAGCATCAATTGGTATAATTGGTGGTGCTGATGGTCCTACCTCAATTTTTATAGCTTCAAAATTTTCACCAGAATTGTTGTCAATAATTGCTATTTCAGCTTATTCATACATTGCTCTTATCCCTGTTTTACAACCTTTTGTTTCCAAACTCTTAACAACTAAAGAAGAAAGAAAAATAAGGATGAAACCTCCCAGAAAAGTTACGAAAAAGGAAAAAATCCTCTTTCCAATAATTACTACGATTGTAGTTGCATTTATAGTTCCAAAAGCACTTCCATTAATTGGAATGCTTATGTTTGGAAATCTTTTAAAAGAATCTGGAGTTGTTAAAAGGTTAGTTGAAGCTGCAAGTAGATATATACTTGACACTGTCACGATTCTTTTATGTATATCAGTAGGTTCTTCTGCAAGAGCTGACGTCTTTTTAACTTCTCAATCACTTCTTGTTTTTGGCATGGGGGCTTTGGCCTTCGTGTCAGCAATTACCTCGGGAATTCTTTTTGCAAAATTTATGAATTTATTTTTAAAAGACAAAATAAATCCACTTATTGGTGCAGCAGGTGTTTCGGCTGTTCCTGATTCTGCAAGAGTTGCACAACGAATAGCTCAAGAGGAAGATCCTGGCAATTTCATCCTAATGCATGCTATGAGTCCAAACGTAGCTGGTGTTATTGGTTCTGCAGTAGCAGCAGGGATATTTCTATCCTTAATTAAGTGA
- a CDS encoding energy-coupling factor ABC transporter ATP-binding protein, which translates to MKIWRLFGVDIIELIIENLSVNIGNKKIIDSISTTFKTKELVLLLGRNGSGKSTFLKALAGLTKYSGKIFTSTNEKHYLVTGYIFQNPETQIIGSTVWEDVIFGLENIGLARDEIKKRAEKALKIVGLYKFKDLDPYVLSGGQKQKLAIASILSMEPYFLLLDEPTAMLDKHDRKIIKILIKELKKLNIGVILATHHSNFFFDIADRIIFLSNGKIVFDGKTNNYTELIGKLFSKEGDVFGFNLSH; encoded by the coding sequence ATTAAAATCTGGCGACTTTTTGGAGTTGATATTATAGAACTAATTATTGAAAATCTTTCAGTAAATATTGGTAATAAAAAAATAATTGATTCTATCTCAACCACTTTTAAAACAAAAGAGTTAGTATTATTACTTGGCCGTAATGGAAGCGGCAAATCTACTTTTTTAAAAGCCTTAGCTGGTTTAACAAAATACAGTGGTAAAATCTTTACCTCTACTAACGAAAAACACTACTTAGTTACGGGGTATATTTTTCAAAATCCAGAAACCCAAATTATAGGCTCTACAGTTTGGGAAGATGTAATATTTGGGCTTGAAAACATCGGGCTTGCTAGAGATGAAATCAAAAAAAGAGCGGAAAAAGCTTTAAAAATTGTTGGCTTATATAAATTCAAAGATCTTGATCCTTATGTTTTATCAGGTGGTCAAAAACAAAAACTTGCTATTGCTTCTATTTTATCCATGGAACCATATTTTCTTTTACTTGATGAACCAACAGCAATGCTTGATAAACATGATAGAAAAATTATCAAAATTCTCATAAAAGAACTTAAAAAACTTAATATTGGAGTCATTCTTGCAACTCATCATTCAAATTTTTTCTTCGATATTGCCGATCGAATAATTTTTTTAAGTAACGGAAAGATAGTATTTGATGGAAAAACAAACAACTATACGGAATTAATTGGGAAATTGTTTTCCAAAGAAGGTGATGTATTTGGATTTAATCTCTCACATTAA
- a CDS encoding SAM hydrolase/SAM-dependent halogenase family protein, whose amino-acid sequence MIVFLTDWGNSHYVGICKGVIRQISDSEIIDLTHEISSFNAREAMYILYRSFYHFPKNTIFLVVVDYGVGSSRKAIAAKTRNYYFVGPDNGIFTLVFEEEPPIEIRELNNKKYHYLNSQTFHGRDIFAPAAAYITNGKFKELGDLLPNYATLPYIKPKKSNKKITGEVAYIDKFGNIETNIPFEWIKEFETLKIRKKRKYIEIPVVNYYSEVLPGQLIAHNDSTDYLEIAINQGNAANLLKLKSGDFLELIL is encoded by the coding sequence ATGATTGTCTTTTTAACCGACTGGGGAAACTCACACTATGTTGGCATATGCAAAGGTGTTATCAGACAAATAAGCGATTCAGAAATTATTGATTTAACTCACGAAATAAGTTCATTCAATGCTAGAGAAGCGATGTATATTCTCTATAGATCTTTTTATCATTTCCCAAAAAATACCATTTTTTTAGTAGTTGTTGATTACGGTGTTGGAAGTAGCCGAAAAGCTATTGCAGCTAAGACACGAAATTACTATTTTGTTGGACCAGATAATGGTATTTTCACCCTTGTATTTGAAGAAGAACCTCCCATAGAAATCAGGGAATTAAATAATAAAAAATATCATTATTTAAATTCTCAAACATTCCATGGCCGTGATATTTTTGCTCCAGCAGCTGCATATATAACAAATGGAAAATTCAAGGAGCTAGGGGATCTTCTCCCAAATTATGCAACATTGCCTTATATTAAACCTAAAAAATCTAACAAAAAAATCACAGGAGAAGTTGCATATATTGACAAATTTGGAAATATAGAAACCAACATCCCTTTTGAATGGATTAAAGAATTTGAAACCTTAAAAATTAGGAAAAAGAGGAAATATATCGAAATTCCTGTAGTTAACTACTATTCTGAAGTCTTACCCGGACAATTAATTGCACACAATGATAGTACTGATTATCTGGAAATAGCTATTAACCAAGGAAATGCCGCAAATCTTTTGAAATTAAAATCTGGCGACTTTTTGGAGTTGATATTATAG
- a CDS encoding 6-phosphofructokinase encodes MKRIGILCVGNDSPGINAAIRSAVVKSLDLNIEIIGIKDGFNGLLNDELDVLLRPNVSNILHQGGTILGTSLFIPEGEKLKKVKEKFEQYGLTSLILLGGRLAAKAALNLMKENIPSIIIPATIDNDLSFTDFSIGFFTAVEQVKKALDILHSTAEAHHRVMIVETMGKPSGWIATIGGLAGGADYIITSVENFDLKKVIEIIKKRYEGKKRFSLIVVESGVPIPENIKEECGCTTTNNSAEIIGKYIEKNLKDELGIEWRYTNLGYLQRGGSPTAMDRIIATQMAAHSIEMVKSGKNYHAVGVKGFSITEIPYSETIINYRPVDYYLKELTKLFY; translated from the coding sequence GTGAAAAGAATCGGAATTTTATGTGTCGGAAATGATTCCCCAGGGATAAATGCTGCTATTCGTTCAGCAGTTGTGAAAAGTCTCGATTTAAACATCGAAATAATAGGGATAAAAGACGGTTTTAATGGGCTACTAAACGATGAACTAGATGTACTATTAAGGCCAAATGTATCAAACATACTTCACCAAGGTGGTACTATTTTAGGAACATCCTTATTTATCCCTGAAGGTGAAAAACTTAAAAAAGTAAAGGAAAAATTTGAACAATACGGTTTAACTTCCTTGATACTACTTGGTGGAAGGCTCGCAGCTAAAGCTGCATTAAACTTAATGAAAGAAAACATACCATCAATTATTATTCCAGCAACTATTGATAACGATTTATCATTTACTGATTTTTCAATTGGTTTTTTTACAGCTGTAGAGCAAGTTAAGAAAGCTCTCGATATATTACATTCGACAGCCGAAGCTCATCATAGAGTTATGATAGTAGAAACAATGGGAAAGCCTAGTGGTTGGATAGCTACTATTGGAGGTTTAGCTGGCGGCGCTGACTATATAATCACTTCTGTAGAAAATTTTGATCTTAAAAAAGTTATTGAAATAATCAAAAAAAGATATGAGGGTAAAAAAAGATTCTCACTTATCGTAGTTGAAAGTGGAGTTCCTATACCTGAAAATATTAAGGAAGAATGTGGTTGTACAACTACCAACAATTCCGCTGAAATAATTGGTAAATATATTGAAAAAAACTTAAAAGATGAATTAGGAATAGAATGGAGATATACAAATCTTGGTTACTTACAAAGAGGAGGTTCTCCAACTGCAATGGACAGAATTATTGCTACACAAATGGCAGCTCATTCAATCGAAATGGTAAAATCAGGTAAAAATTACCATGCCGTGGGCGTAAAAGGATTTTCAATTACAGAGATTCCATATTCTGAAACAATAATTAATTACAGACCAGTAGATTATTATTTGAAAGAACTTACAAAACTTTTCTATTAA